The following proteins come from a genomic window of Coffea arabica cultivar ET-39 chromosome 11c, Coffea Arabica ET-39 HiFi, whole genome shotgun sequence:
- the LOC113718982 gene encoding glutamate--glyoxylate aminotransferase 2, producing the protein MSSKPLDYENLNKNVKECQYAVRGELYLRASELQKEGKKIIFTNVGNPHALGQKPLTFPRQVIALCQAPFLLDDPNVGLVFPADAIARAKHLLSMTSGGLGAYSDSRGIPGVRKEVAEFIERRDGYPSDPELIFLTDGASKGVMQILNAIIRGEGDGVLVPVPQYPLYSATISLLGGTLVPYYLEETANWGLDVNNLRQSVAQARYKGITVRAMVIINPGNPTGQCLSEANLKDVIKFCYQESLVLLGDEVYQQNIYQDERPFISARKVLMDMGPPINKELQLVSFHTVSKGYWGECGQRGGYFEMTNIPPKSVEEIYKVASIALSPNVPGQIFMGLMVNPPKPGDISYERYVRESKAVLESLRKRAHIMTDGFNSCRNVVCNFTEGAMYSFPQIRLPPKAIEAAKKAGKVPDVFYCLKLLEATGISTVPGSGFGQKEGVFHLRTTILPAEEDMPAIMASFKKFNDEFMEQYEDHKGYSRM; encoded by the exons ATAATCTTTACAAATGTTGGCAATCCTCATGCCCTTGGCCAGAAGCCCTTAACGTTTCCTCGCCAG GTTATTGCACTCTGCCAAGCTCCGTTTTTGCTGGATGACCCTAATGTTGGGTTAGTATTCCCTGCTGATGCTATTGCTAGGGCTAAACATTTGCTCTCAATGACATCAGGGGGTCTGG GTGCTTACAGTGACTCACGTGGGATTCCTGGAGTAAGGAAAGAGGTGGCTGAGTTCATTGAGAGACGAGATGGTTATCCAAG TGACCCAGAGCTTATATTTCTCACTGATGGTGCCAGCAAAGGAGTTATGCAGATCCTGAATGCAATTATTCGTGGTGAAGGTGATGGG GTATTGGTTCCTGTTCCACAGTATCCACTTTACTCAGCCACAATATCTTTGTTGGGTGGCACTCTTGTTCCCTATTACCTTGAAGAGACTGCAAACTGGGGTCTTGATGTTAATAACCTACGTCAGTCGGTTGCACAGGCTCGCTATAAAGGAATAACT GTACGAGCAATGGTGATTATAAACCCTGGAAACCCAACTGGACAATGTCTCAGTGAAGCTAATCTAAAAgatgtaataaaattttgttacCAAGAAAGTTTAGTATTGCTTGGTGATGAAGTTTACCAGCAGAATATTTACCAGGATGAACGACCCTTTATAAGTGCCAGGAAG GTTTTGATGGATATGGGCCCACCCATAAATAAAGAGCTCCAGCTCGTGTCTTTTCACACAGTCTCAAAAGGATATTGGGGTGAATGTGGACAGCGTGGTGGATACTTCGAGATGACAAACATTCCTCCCAAG TCTGTTGAGGAGATCTACAAGGTTGCTTCGATAGCACTGAGTCCAAATGTCCCTGGTCAGATTTTT ATGGGCCTGATGGTCAATCCCCCAAAGCCTGGAGATATCTCCTATGAGAGATATGTTAGAGAGAG CAAAGCTGTACTCGAGTCACTGAGAAAGCGGGCACATATAATGACTGATGGATTTAACAGCTGCAGAAATGTTGTTTGTAACTTCACTGAAG GTGCCATGTATTCCTTCCCTCAGATCCGCTTACCTCCAAAGGCAATTGAGGCCGCTAAGAAGGCTGGAAAAGTTCCTGATGTCTTCTACTGTCTTAAGCTTTTAGAAGCCACTGGCATCTCCACCGTCCCAGGTTCAGGGTTCGGTCAAAAGGAAGG GGTATTCCACCTGAGGACAACAATCTTGCCAGCTGAGGAAGATATGCCTGCCATTATGGCCAGTTTCAAAAAGTTCAATGATGAATTTATGGAGCAATATGAAGACCACAAAGGCTATTCAAGAATGTAA
- the LOC113717584 gene encoding cyclin-dependent protein kinase inhibitor SMR6, whose amino-acid sequence MGFTEMDEYAIDAEANKWIIAGIALRSPLKPIFTKKEYGGDDQEEECCTTPTAQESRIPARLACPPAPKKRKATARSCNFNNGVREFFNPPDLETIFIRRAEKA is encoded by the coding sequence ATGGGATTCACTGAAATGGACGAGTATGCTATAGATGCGGAAGCCAACAAGTGGATAATTGCTGGGATTGCTCTAAGGAGTCCACTGAAGCCGATTTTCACGAAGAAAGAATATGGTGGTGATGATCAAGAAGAAGAGTGTTGCACCACCCCAACAGCTCAAGAATCAAGAATTCCAGCTAGATTAGCTTGTCCGCCAGCCCCCAAGAAGAGAAAAGCTACAGCAAGATCATGTAACTTCAACAATGGAGTCAGGGAGTTCTTTAATCCACCAGACTTAGAAACCATTTTCATCAGGCGAGCTGAG